In Cryptomeria japonica chromosome 5, Sugi_1.0, whole genome shotgun sequence, the genomic window TTTGGAGTAAGTCAAATTAAGATTCCTTATTTGTTCATAGACCAAAAAGTATATAAAATTTAGAAAATTGATAAAATAGTTGTTGGGGACATTACACCATCCCTAATTTACTTTGCTCCAATCCATATCCTTACTCCCACACTAACATAATCTATTATCCATTTTGATACCATAACTTATGATTCTTTACGTGAATTCTGTACTAGGAAATACATATAATGCACCATATAGACATCATTTTATACCCTCTCATACTCATTACACTTTATTTATACTTATTCTCCATAAAATGATATAACTACAAGCTCATTTTACCCATCAAATATGTAGTAGGCACATGAAGTTTATAAAGTGAACTGTGAAAAATGGAAGTGGTGACACTAGGTTCCACAATGTGTTAGATGACATTTATCAATGAAATTTCCTCTACCAAGCTTCACAAAATGTTCTTTGTTCAAGAAGAGGATGCAAGGGTAGCCATCAAGGAAATCATTGAGTAGGGATTTATTAAGGATGCAACATAATATCATATTAATTATTAGATCTCTTCAACCTTTGTTAGTAATGTGCTCATGCTCATTAGAGATAAGGAGTTAACAAAATATTTAGTGAGGTTTTCTATTTGGGGAAAAGTTAGGGTGGGGTTATAAGACACAATAGATAGAGAAAATCTAATCAAACTCTCCTCATTCCCACATGCACGTGATGCAATTTTTATGGGCTGGCTTCTATGTAGATAGTAAGGGAAATTGGGTATTGCATATAGATTATAATGAAGAGGCTTGCCACAATTCAACACTTTTTGAGGGATGAATTTTGATTAGAAGTTTACCACCCTTCTGCGGAATTTGATGAGCTCACCATCCTATGGAATCTTCACCTATGAAAGAAAGGTTCAGTGTGGCCATGATCGAAAATGCTATCAATTTGTTTCTGAGAATTTTGTTGGTCAAGCAAGAGGATGACTCCTTTGTTCTAGAGCTAGGATGTTAAAAATTTTATGGTCTCAACTTGTGAAGGTATTtcaaagtttttttttctttttttttttcgcaATTTATCTACATATAAGTTTTGATAATAGTTTTATGTCATTCAGGTCTCTTAAGAGACACTCGGTCAATGGAATTATATTGAGTCATGGTTCATCCCTTTCTACATAGATTTATATATTAGAACTACTATGTATCAAGTTTTATAATGATTTATGCTATGAATCAATAGTATCAAAATTATTTTAGTTTAATCAtattttattattagtttttttatatcatcaaataatatatataaaaaatattatttcatataaagagaaaaaaccctaatcttgattttaccaaaataaaatatattataatattcttttaaaataaatattaaattaaattaaaattaatataaatatataattttcacACTATACTAAAACAAttataaattgaataaattaaattaaattacttgTAACATTCATAAGAaccaatctacaaacaatttagtGGAGTGCCTTGTGACCTTTCATCGTCTTGTAAGACCACAAATTTGGCATCCAACATGAAATGGCTTTTAGAAAATATATTGACCAAAACCATTAAAAAAATTCCTAAATTTGACTTTTAAATTCTATATATAAAGATTAAGTCTTTTTTGGTTTGCTCACTTTCAACTCATAGTGGATGTTTCACTAAATCAAATGTACTTTTGAGGGTCTCCTCCAACAAattaaattagaaaagaaaaatagcTCAGCATCTACCACCGTTTAtttaaatacttttaaaaataaaacaaaattattgGGTAAGACATCTCATaacagttatttatttattttattgaaaatttgatATTAGTATTGGTTTTTACTTCACCttaatataaaagtttgattttattttaattttttatataatatattatatttttataaaataatataataaaattttattcatgtATTATGGGGATATGTGTCTTTTTTTTATCATAAGAGCGATCAACTTAAATTTTAGTTTCTAAATAAATAATATggtattaataataaattatactATAAAAAAAGATCTGATGAGTCATtacttatatataaatatcaatagaTAGGAAAGTTAGTTTTTTAACAATCCTGTAAAAACATTTAGGATACATGTGGGATAAATTCTATAAATCTGTACCCAATTCCCAAATTTGCTTCCCCTAATCCTGAGATAAAGCAATCCACCGCCAAATTTAGCGGCAATTCACACTGTAAAGAACGCAAACTCAAATTTATAGCTAAACAAAGAAAACCCCAATTCCGGAAAAAAAATGGTATAAGACATATAtgcttttatctttctaaatttagAGGCTGCATACCCTCCATGTCCAGGTCCATGGAGCTTTGCGAACCATCCAGTGACCGCCTGTGTCCAGGGCTGCTATATTTGGCGGCGTTTCCCATCTCTACATCACTGCTATATTTGTCGCCGCcataatttttcatcattttaacATGCAGAATTACAGTGAAGATAATTAGGGAGGCCAAGTACCAATTGAACTGCAGATTAGCCAGAGCCTTGGCTCTCATGTTAGCCCCCTGCTCATCGCACTTCACCACCATGTGACCGTGCTCTGCGTTCATTTTACACCCTTTTGGAATAAACGCAGGAATCCACAGCATAAATCCCATGTGTACAAACCATAATCCCTGAAATAATATAGACATTGATCTCACCATGGCCACTAAAAAGCTCTTGGGAAAAGGCACCTCTAAAATAGTGGAGGCCAGGCTAAGCAGAACTATAAGCTGTAGCAGCCAGTGGTATTGGCCCTCAGCCCCCATGTGATCAGCGGAGTGCAGATGGAACAGCAATAACTCCTGGCTGAACGCCAGCGCGGCAATGACGTGGAGCATCCCGTGTGGCACGTGGATCTCATGCCTGTCCACGTAGATTGCCACGGCAGCATAGATGAGAAAAAACAAGGAAATAGAAGAGTGCTCGAAATTGTTGAGGTGCTCGGGAGGAATAGTCCAGTCATCTGCCAGAGGCTGGTGTCGCTTTGGCCCGATGAAAAGCTCTGCAGAAATTGAAAGGCAGGTCCCCGTTAAAATAGCTAGCAGCTCCAAATGCTTTAATATCCCGCCTCTAAATTTAGCGGGAAACCAGGGTCTGGTGTGAAATTCCCCTGGAGATTGAGCATAATTTCTTAACGTGTTGAAAAGATGCCAGAGGCCAATGAGGAAGAATCCAGCACCAGGCAAGACATGGCCAATAAAGGTACCCATTTTAGCCTATAGAAATTTTTGTGAGTATACGTTGGGTGGGTGTATACCTATTGTGTATATATATGACAGGCGCACAGGAATTGCTGGAAATTTTTTACTTGTAAGGAAACGTAATGGTCAAGAAGGCTGTCTCGCTTCTGTCATCGCATACGAACATGGATTTGGATCTCCTGAATATATTTTATCCCCTTTCAAACACTTCGAATCCTCAAAAACAGTACACACTCCAATCTCTTTTCAATTTGAGAGAATTACTTTTTGAATAAAGTTAAACACGTGGCAGTAAAAGCTTAAATGGGTTATCTTATCACGCTCGATTATTTGACTAGCTAAGCCAATCTTGTTTGAATAAGATGATTTGGCCACATATTTGTTTTTGGAAGGTTTCTAGAAATTGTTGTTTTTTGGTTGGAGGAGGAAGCTTAGGCGACAAGCAACGTCCCTCGCTTCCATCGCCACGGTCAAACATATCGGGTTGCATGTTTCACGTTCCTTCCAAAacactttttgttttttaaaatttcatttggAACTAAATTTGTTTCCTAATTGGACACTACAGTTGAGCAGTAATGGCAGTCAACGGCCATAATTTGAAAATTGACTGCACGAATCAGTGCATGAATGTTCATATGTTATGGACTGGCTTTAGTAGCCGTTTATTTAAATGAGCTTTGAACCAAAGAGGATAATTTGAACTTTTGGTAAAAGATTTGAGGATGACCAGTTCAATGGGATGATGTTGCAACGGGTTTTAAAACCCCATTAAAATAGTGAAGAATTCTAAATATTAATGGTAAACACATTGTCACTAAGTTTAAATCTTGGCTACtccaaatcaaataaataaatataatcatAAATTAACTTACATGAATAAATGCTATTTTCGTGGCTATATGTAATGTACATTAAATGTTAATTTGAAAAAGCAAATTCAAAGTGGATAAGGTGTATTTTGATTTTAGATTTTGAAGATTGAATAATAATGTTATAAGTTTGACCTATTTATGTTTATGCATTTCTTTATATTTCTTGTAAGATCTAATATTTTCTTGGATTCTGTATaacttttgaattgagaaaatggTGAGCACATTTCATTTGGAGATGGAAAAGTTTAATGGTATAAGCTTTGAGCTATGGGAGTtcaaaatgattaaatttttttaGTCATTGGAAGCAAACATGGAACTATGCAACAAGCAAATGGAGATGTATTAGACAaaaaaaaaaggagcctcacttttCTTTGTCTCTAGTATTTCAATTTTCCTAAATATTTCAAGAGACGTCACCTTGAGTTCCTTATGGTCAAATTTGAGAAAAATTAATCAAGCCAAATCAATGATGAATAAATTTTTTGTAGAAGTTGTATTCATTGAAGATGGGTGATGGTGTCTCTATTTCTAAACACTCAAGTGCATTCCATTAGTGTATAGATTGGCAACAAAAATTAAAGTATCACATTTCTATGTTCTTTACCAAATTCATTAGACATCCTAGTTATGTCCATTTAAAGAACTACCAATAATATGACACTTGAAGAGGTGGTAGGTGCACCCCTTTCAAAGAAGATGAGATCGAAAAATCAAGAAACCATTAAAGATGCCTTGGTTATTTGAGGTAGattgaaggaaaatgaaagaagaGAAATAAGAAGCAAGAGACAGTAAGATCTAGGTCTCATGGGAGATCTTAATCTCTTAGGAGAATCCAAAGTGAAATGTTAGAACTATGGTGTGGATGACCACATTTGAAAGAACttgaaaaggaagaagaaaggaaataaTAGATCAAATGATGCTGCAAATTCAAAGAACTCTTAGGATGATTGTAAAGCTTCTATTGTATTATTGGTTGTTAGAGTAGTTAGGATAATCacttaattaattatttagttGGGTCCTTTGTTACTGTTAAGACTTCTATttagttaaaatattaaattacataatTACACTCAATCACACACATAATTAAGCACACATTATGACAATCCACTTATATATAAGAATAGAGACATTATAATAGTTATTAACAAAATGTCAAAGTACATAAACTCAATCATAAGCAAAACATAAGCAAACAAGTACCTTTACAATAGACCATCAGGTTGAATACAATGAATACATAAAGTACATAATTGATGGTAATCCTGATAGGAGCTCCTAACATTTATCTCCTTCAAGCACACCACGGACAAGAACATTGTCAAAGCACTTTTCCACCTAACCACAAAGCACTATGCTCTCTCGAAATTCTTCCTAACGTGAAGAATACTCGACCTTGCATGAGGATGCTTAGCAACTCAAAACTGATAGGGTGATGGAATCTGGTGTAGCATGATGCATATAACATACTATTCCACATGCAAAGGAAAATATACGCATCTATCATCATGATATGGCATAGAGTAAAAGAAACACAATCATTCACAAGATGATTTCAATAAGCTTTGGCTAAAGCATCTTTTTAGGCCGACTATTGACAGATAGATCTAAGTGGAGATCTACCCTTCTCTATTTACCCATATTCACCACCCATCCATACTCGCAAACAATACACATTGAACATGCAAACAATGCATATAAAAGCATGCAACAACATAAATGAGAATGCATAGTCATATGAGAGTATACAAGAACAATCAAGAGCATGCAAGAACACAAAATTGTAATTGTACAAGCTCACAAGGAAATAATATTGCATATCTAGCATAATTCAATCACACAAGTTCTAGGAATCTTTTTTCGTAACCCCTTTTAAATATGAGGATAAtgtatttctcaacttgttttattACATGGATAACCTTTGCCTTATCCTACTCTTCAAGATACTAAACATCCTTGATTTACAAAATGTCAATGATCAAATCACCTATCATCATTATGTGTAAATATTATTAACATTGATCACATAATAATATTCTTAATTAAGGACTAGTAAACACAATTAGGCATACGTATCAATCTAAACTAGATCCATAGTACACAAGAACCTAACCATTCCCTTAGTAAACTATGGAACCGTTTCACTCTTATAGATTCTTGTGCTATGTCATCCTAGTCAAGAGAATATTCTTGCACCAAGGTTTATGCAAACATATATTAGGTAAAACAAATATCCCAATACAATGATAAGGTTTCTAAACCCAACTAATGGTTTATAAGGACAAATTAAGGGTACATCAAGAATTCTATCTTCTATAGGTACTTCCATCCAATGATAAACCAATCCAACCCTTCTAAGATATTTTTATTTGTACAACCCTCAACATTAAGATATAAAGATCAATCGTCCTTAAGTTGTAAATAATCATCCTATTTTTTTAATATCTACCTAACATATTTGAGGCTTTAAACTTCTCCCCCAATCAACATACTTGAAACTAGATAACAAACTTAAGTATATTTAATATTATACCAtctccaataaaataaaataaaaataactattaataaattTCTATGTAGTCTATTGATCTATCATCCAAAACCTACCTCAATCATGACATATACATGTCATATAGCCTCAAACAAGTCTTAACTCTTAGAAGTTACCCCATCTTTTGGTTCATCAATTTTGTTCATCTTCTAACTAATGAATATTGTTAATAAAAGTGTTTTCTAATGAAATAATTTGAATAAATTCCTAGAGTTTCATATGCATGCATAAAACAAAGTTTAATTTAAATTTTCACCacaaatagaaaaataataaaatctaaACATTAGCATTAAAACAAAccatgtaaatgtattgtaatttccaatttaataacaagttatatgcaaggtggtatattttaaattttgatattatgactatgacactaaTATAACTATCTTGCTTTTGCTGCAGataaggaggatgaacatgtatcaatttcaatgtcatctcctttgattTGCATGGTGTATAAGTAGTAGGaaggccacgatcaagtggcaccttgatcggacatgtcctttagacatgtctgaccaagatgtcacttggtcatgaCCCTTACTAACATAAACCGATTCATAACCAATCGGTGCTACAAACATACATGCTagtgaatcggtatcattgttatATTGCTTTATCATAACCGATAGTTAATCGGTATCATTGCTTATAGAACATAACCGATAGTTtaatcggtatcattgttaattgttacagatataaatcatacccgataatgaatcggtatcaacgCATATatataaagtaaacaataacaatagtagttagcattatatgctatcgggttaataccccgataacatattaatgttgattcatatatgaatcaacattaatatgctattgggttaatagcccgatagcatttagattgacgcttaacatagttaaggagatcgtcaatctaatccattattatccaatatcaatatcataattatgatcaatgttataatctgataaacataaagcatgaatgagtaaactaataatAGAGTAAAGgtttaggagagtcttatcttgcagaagctactaatgcattaacactccctcttagctttggaagatagataaattagcttgcatcacatttcttttcataatgtcagtctccaagaatatatatcatctatacatatgatatgaagtatcatcatAACATGGGATACAAATGTAAAACATTACTCTATGTGACATAGTGTATCGCCCAAACATGTGATAAAAGgtttcatcattttattataacaAGATATCACCTAGACACGTGATATCAGTGTTGCCTAAACACGCAACACttaggataaacatatgaggatggttaaattctcatcttatccatattgtgatatgtgcacaaacattcaaatgt contains:
- the LOC131077937 gene encoding uncharacterized protein LOC131077937; translated protein: MGTFIGHVLPGAGFFLIGLWHLFNTLRNYAQSPGEFHTRPWFPAKFRGGILKHLELLAILTGTCLSISAELFIGPKRHQPLADDWTIPPEHLNNFEHSSISLFFLIYAAVAIYVDRHEIHVPHGMLHVIAALAFSQELLLFHLHSADHMGAEGQYHWLLQLIVLLSLASTILEVPFPKSFLVAMVRSMSILFQGLWFVHMGFMLWIPAFIPKGCKMNAEHGHMVVKCDEQGANMRAKALANLQFNWYLASLIIFTVILHVKMMKNYGGDKYSSDVEMGNAAKYSSPGHRRSLDGSQSSMDLDMEGMQPLNLER